Proteins from a genomic interval of Maylandia zebra isolate NMK-2024a linkage group LG15, Mzebra_GT3a, whole genome shotgun sequence:
- the col10a1b gene encoding uncharacterized protein col10a1b, translating to MDLRVTSLLLVLLALAEATPERYYHVPKVSKTPYPVKSHAVEGQPGPQGPPGEPGPMGPPGPPGKSGVGHTGPQGPPGPPGPPGFTQAGKPGVSGSPGKPGAPGKPGERGQPGATGPMGHRGAPGTPGSPGPAGLSSVGKPGPAGISGAMGPRGEPGLKGHPGIPGLHGPKGERGIGVPGVQGPAGPVGPMGPSGMPGKPGIGKPGATGYPGEPGKPGEPGRDGSPGPMGVQGPKGHTGQPGTGAPGKPGQNGTPGMPGPMGVKGPQGPAGQPGSPGMPGVGKTGEPGIPGSRGAPGSPGTTGQKGEPGPTGFTGQPGATGPMGPAGPQGARGFQGETGPVGPKGDIGMVGAPGPRGTKGEQGAPGFTGKPGTPGAVGPSGIPGHNGAQGPKGSQGHQGAPGLPGINGAQGPKGHTGAPGAPGKSGESGLPGPMGPVGPPGPSGPTGFKGHPGLPGPPGPAGLTAKGIPGPHGPPGIPGSRGHDGLPGPAGPPGPPGPPGEMVYHHEKSMPIKSHEVVMPQMIKAPMSAFSAVLTTAYPPAVTPIQFNQILYNGENHYDPHSGVFTCQVPGLYYFSYHFHVNGANALVALYRNEEPVLFTYDEYNKGFLDEMAGSAVLQLYTGDRVYIQVPDEESNGIFAADNVHCGFSGFLIAST from the coding sequence CTGTTGAAGGCCAGCCAGGCCCTCAAGGTCCTCCAGGTGAGCCAGGACCAATGGGACCTCCTGGACCTCCTGGAAAGAGTGGTGTGGGACACACTGGACCACAAGGCCCACCTGGACCACCCGGACCACCTGGTTTCACTCAAGCAGGTAAACCTGGTGTCTCAGGTAGCCCTGGAAAACCAGGCGCCCCTGGAAAGCCTGGAGAAAGAGGTCAGCCTGGCGCAACTGGACCAATGGGTCACAGAGGTGCACCTGGTACCCCTGGATCTCCTGGACCTGCTGGACTTTCTTCTGTTGGAAAACCTGGACCAGCTGGGATCTCTGGAGCAATGGGTCCAAGAGGAGAGCCTGGTTTAAAGGGACATCCTGGAATTCCTGGTCTTCATGGACCCAAAGGAGAGAGAGGCATTGGAGTTCCTGGCGTTCAAGGACCAGCAGGGCCTGTTGGGCCAATGGGCCCATCTGGAATGCCTGGAAAACCTGGAATTGGTAAACCTGGTGCCACCGGTTATCCTGGAGAACCTGGCAAGCCTGGTGAGCCTGGAAGAGATGGTTCACCTGGACCAATGGGTGTGCAAGGGCCAAAGGGTCATACTGGGCAACCAGGCACAGGAGCACCAGGAAAACCCGGTCAGAATGGCACCCCAGGTATGCCTGGACCAATGGGAGTAAAAGGTCCACAGGGTCCTGCTGGTCAACCAGGCTCACCTGGCATGCCAGGTGTTGGCAAAACAGGTGAACCTGGAATTCCAGGTAGCAGAGGAGCCCCCGGTAGTCCAGGAACTACTGGTCAAAAAGGAGAGCCAGGCCCAACTGGATTTACCGGTCAGCCAGGTGCTACTGGTCCCATGGGTCCAGCTGGCCCACAGGGTGCAAGAGGATTTCAGGGTGAGACAGGCCCAGTTGGGCCCAAAGGTGACATTGGCATGGTAGGTGCACCGGGCCCAAGAGGAACCAAAGGAGAACAGGGAGCTCCAGGTTTCACTGGAAAACCAGGTACCCCTGGAGCAGTAGGTCCATCGGGAATCCCAGGTCATAATGGTGCTCAAGGTCCAAAGGGTTCACAAGGCCATCAAGGTGCCCCAGGACTCCCAGGTATTAATGGTGCCCAAGGGCCAAAGGGACACACTGGCGCCCCAGGAGCACCAGGTAAAAGCGGTGAGTCTGGACTGCCTGGACCAATGGGACCCGTTGGACCTCCTGGTCCTTCAGGTCCCACTGGATTCAAGGGTCATCCAGGTCTTCCAGGTCCACCTGGCCCAGCTGGCTTGACAGCTAAGGGAATTCCTGGTCCCCATGGTCCTCCTGGAATTCCTGGTTCCAGAGGTCATGATGGTCTCCCAGGTCCTGCTGGTCCTCCTGGACCACCTGGTCCACCAGGAGAAATGGTCTACCACCATGAGAAGAGCATGCCAATCAAATCTCATGAGGTTGTGATGCCTCAGATGATTAAGGCTCCTATGTCCGCTTTTAGTGCTGTGCTAACCACGGCCTACCCCCCAGCGGTAACCCCTATTCAGTTTAACCAGATTCTGTACAATGGCGAGAACCATTATGACCCTCACAGTGGCGTGTTCACCTGCCAGGTCCCAGGCCTCTACTATTTCAGCTATCACTTTCATGTCAATGGTGCCAATGCTTTGGTGGCCCTCTACAGAAATGAGGAGCCAGTTCTTTTCACCTATGATGAGTACAACAAGGGCTTCCTGGATGAGATGGCAGGCAGTGCTGTTCTCCAGCTGTATACAGGTGACAGAGTCTATATTCAGGTCCCTGATGAGGAGAGTAATGGCATATTTGCTGCCGATAATGTTCACTGCGGTTTCTCTGGGTTCTTGATTGCCTCAACGTGA